The genomic interval GTTTAGTACTTTGGTATCATCAGTAACCAAATTGATTGGAAATATATTTCTTGTTAGTGGATGGATAGCTACAATCACTATTGCATTTACTCACTGGTGGCTCTTTCTCCTTGGTGCAATATTCAATCGGAATATTCGCAACGTTATTCAAAACTTAGCAGATGGACTTGAAGTGATTTTAAACAAATTGCTTGAAGATTTTAGACAAAGAGGTATTAACTGGTTGCTCAAAGAAGATGTGCCTCTTAGGGTGCGGTCTTTGATTTTATCTGATGAAGTGATTATTCAACAATGTCGCAGCAAGAAAGAAGATTTGACTAACGATATTACAACAAAAATGACAGAAGAGGAAGGTGATTTCTTTAAACAGATAGTTCAAATGGTTGGAGATATTTTGGAGGAGGCTTTGATTAAGAGAGCAAAGATAGCAACTTTTTTCATAAGGTAGCTGTTCAATATTTGGGATAATAATGTAAGTTGCTAGTTAGTTCCCCTAACAGAAACTTCAGCATCTCTTAACCCTTCTACATATTTTTCTGGTGGAACAAACTCAACTCGCTTGCCAACTTCGTAAGAGTAAGCAAGATTGAGATTGTATCCTAAATATTTTAATTTTTCATGCCCTTTTTTTGTAGCTCTAATTGATATGAGCCAATGTTCATCAAGGTATACCGCTTTCCCTTGCAGAGAATATTCTAACTCTTCTTGAAGCTTCAACCACCTAACTCTTATGTCTATAAGACTGTGTGCATTGAGTTTTCTTAATCGACTTGAAAAAGTTTTCTTCAGCTTCGTTGTTCTTTTGTCTAATACTTCTTTGCTTGGATAAGGGACGCCAGAAGGAACTTGCTTGAAAGTTTCTTCTGGATAAAAAGGACAGAAATGACAACTTTGATATTGCAAGAAGCTATACCAAAGTGAAGCCCAGTAAGTTCTTTGTCCATTTTCGGCTATTGTTTCAGACTTTGAAGTTACATTATATATCTGATACAACAAACAATAATCTAATATGTCTAGTTCTTCAAAAAGTGGCTCTAGTAGATAATCAAGATACTGCTTTAAAACTTGAAACTTCTCCAGAATGGTATTTTCTGAAATCTTTTCACCTAATTCATTTAATTTTGTTAAATCTAAAATAGCTTTTCTCAAGCTTTGCCAGGTTGGTTTTATTTGTGAAATTTCTGTTTTCATATTTTCGCCTATTATTATTAGACCATGACTCTAATTTCTGTCAGTTAGCAAGTGATCGCTCTTCCTTTTTCAATTCCTCTAAAAGACTGATGTAATTGCAGCAGTCTTAATAGTCAAAGCTGACAGATAGCCCCTTTCCACCATTAAGATTAACTGTAACTTTCAACGTTCCTAAAGTGCCTACCGTCCAAAGATGCGGCATAGGTTGAGGCATAGCAAAACCATTCAGCTTAACATCAATAACCCCTAAAACAACCCCAGGAATCGCTTGTATTCGTGCTTCTAGAGCTTTAGGATAAACACTCTCACCTGCTGGTAACTTGCCAGGAAAAAGAAAGTCTCTAACATTTTGTTGAATAGATAAAGCGATAGCATCAGGCAACACACCTGATTGAATGCCAACAACCACATCAACATTTACCCTAAAAGTTTCAATTGTCCAGACAGTGATAGTTGCCATTGCAGCTTTACGGTTAAGCTCATCACTCAGTGCAGAGAGTTGTCCAGTACTTAAAGCGCTACCGTCTGCATTGAGTCCAAATACTCCTACATACCCATTTTGATAAGTAGTTTTATCTGGTTTTAATCTTCCAATTGCCAGCGCTGTAGAACCAACTCCTAAAAAATCAACTACTGCTGCTTCAAAATCATCCTCGCTAATAAGGGTTTCGCGGCGACGAAGCAATCCATAAATACGTTGCTGAAACTCAGCTTCTGTTTCCGCGTCTTGTCCGTTTCTGGTTGGTTCGGTAAGAGCGATCGCACCCAACCTCCTCACACTAGGAAATGACACTGGAGTAAGCTGTGAAACATTCCCGCGTGCTCCTGGAGTAAGAGATATTATTGCTACAGTTCCATAGTCAGTATAGGTGGGAATCCCCAAATCAGCAGTTGTCTCAAACTGAATGCCATTAATGACAACTGTGACTTAAATGAAAAAATGAGCTTTTAGCTCAAGATATACTTCACAAAGTAGGTGTCCATTTTATGCACTCACCATCAAATCTTCGATTTTCCGAAAATGTTTATGTATGATTCATTTTCACGAATGATTTAGGATTGCTATATTTAGTTGAATTATTATAGGTTTTCCAACAAAAGATATCATGCTAAATAAATCATTTATGATAACTTACAATTCATAGTTGGATGTAAATTCAGTTTAGAAAAAATAAAATCGAGTGGGAAAGCTAGCTCCAGTAGACAAATGGTTATAGAGGCAAGACATTTTGACACTCGCTTAAATCAGTGGATTCATACAGATAACAATCCTGACAATCCAGATTCCTTGCTTAAAGAGGAACTGAAAAACAGTCTGCTAGAACACTTTCTCCCAGGAGTGAATTTCTCGTTCGGACATATGGACGAGAAAGCTACCGCCGACCAATTAAAAAATCATCCCGAAGGACATAAGCTATTACTATCATCAAAAAGCCGACTGCTATATGGACCAGAAGAATACCTGGAAATCATAAGCAAGTTATGCCCTGACAACAAGGATAGAGGTGCATATGGGTCAATATTCCTTGGCTCGTGCAAAAATGCTATCAACGCAGAATTAAATGTTCTCATTGTAGATGACGCCACAGGAGAAAATGGCGGAATCATCAACAATGAACAAGCTTATCGCCTCACCGGGGACTGTTACGGACAAATATCCACAGAATTATACCGACAGTTAACCGGACACCAAGAAGGTGACCAATACTGTGTTATCCAACACCGCTTTGGGTGGACAGATAAAGATGGAGATGATGATAAGTTCAGGTTTGGAAAGGGTACTTTACGTCCAGCTAACCTCGACCAAATCCTTAATTATCAAGACCCTAACCAACCAAAAGTTGATTTAATCATCCCCCTGTCTGCTTTTAAGGGAACAGATAAGGATAACCCCTATGGTCCGACCAAACCCCAAATTAAACCAGGGCTGTATCACCAAAACATTTGGTTAGGGGAAAAATCTCAATCTGAGTTAGGTAAAACTGCTATCTCTCAAATGATTGCTTCCTTTCCCAATGGGTTAAAGGATTTTGCCGAAACAGTAGAACTCGAAGCAGCAAAACTCAAAGAAGCGCTGGATGACCCCCGCAAGATAGCCCAGCTCTATTGCGAGAAATACGAAAAACGCAAAGCCTTCCTCGAACAACAAGCCGCTGAATTAGAAGAAGAAGCAGCCGTTGATTCAGAAGTCGCTAAGGAATTTGAAAAACTACAAGAACGGATTGCTACTGATACAAGTATTTACAAACTCATTAAAACTGATCTCGAAAGGTGGGGACAACTCCTAGAAACTGAAAAAATTCAAAGAGAACTCGCCCGATTTGTCCAAGGCGAATGGCAAGATATCTCGATTGGGAAAAGCCTCACCTTCTCGCGGGCAATGGTCATCCCATCCAAAGACCTCCGAGATGGTGAAGTCTGCATTCCCCATTATCAAGACGGCGAAGAAGTACTTAACTTCCGCTCCCCCTTCCTCAACTCCAATGGTCTGTGTACCTCAACCAACAAAATAGTTAATGACATCATTGGACCCGACGGCAAGCCTTTAGCAGGTGTTATCGCCGTTTCGGATGAAACCTCCGAGCGCATTTACAACCGCCTCAACAGTCAAATCAAATCCATCCTTCCCGAACTCCAAGAAAAAAATATTCAACTAGAGGGTATTAAAAACTACGTTGACCAAAATATTGGTCAGCTGGAAACAAGAGAAAAAATTGAATTTACTCACAGGTTTAATGAGTATATTAAAAACCTAAATAATAAGGGATATCAACTAGAAATATTACCCCAAGAGTCCGAACAGGAAAGACAAGCCCGCGACTACGATGGCGACTGTATCGGCTTCGACCACGCCAGCAAATACCCAAACCTGACGGCTGAAGCTATCTGGCGTAACGTACCTGAAAACGCCTACGACCCAACTGTCAAACTCAAAAAACAATCGTTTTATCGGGAAAATGGCACTCAACCCGAATTTGAGGAAATCGCCATCCATATGAGTGATGGTATTAGTGTTGGTGTAATCAACAACCACCTTACCTCAATTGAGGCGCTGGAGTCGGAAATTACTATCCTCAAAACCTTTGGTAGCGAGAAAGACCAAATAGAGTACGTTATTCAGGTAGCCAAACACTACGAAAAGTTATTTGACCAAGAAAATAGCGCACAAGCGCACGGTGACACCAGCCGCGACATTCCCGACAAGTATCGCGGCTATATGGAAGAATTTGTCCAAACGTTACGGCAAGAACCCCTCACCCAAGAAAATGCACTCTTTGCAATGGACATCAACGCCCGGATATATCGGGAAATGGTTGCCGAAGCCGCGTTCCAAAACCAAATTGCAGTTGACTTATTTAAAAGTGCTAAAAAACCAGAAATGGATGTTATCCGCAACAACAGTCGAATTCTGCATCGAGAAATTAACTACATTCGTGATAAGAAAAAAGATGTTTACTTCGACAGTACTATCGAACCGACAGGTAACTCACCTGTTGAAATTCTCATTAGTAAAACTAACCAATATTTTGAGAAAGCCCAATTAGAATCACGCGAACTAGCTCAGTTTTCAAACCTTTTCAAGGGAGTAGAATTTACCCACGAACAACGCTTGCAAGCCAGTTTGGTCAAGAGAGAATTTGATAAAGAGTTTAATAACGCCACACGTTATACCCAACGCAAGAAGACAGAAAAGGGACTATCAGCAAGTATTGATATTGGAAATGGTAAAAAAATAGATGTTACCAACCTCCTTAAATATGAACATCCCCTTGTTTGGAACGCACAGAAAATTAGCCTCAAAATCTCAGAAGTTCCATCTGAAAAACGCTCGATAGATAAGCCTCATCGGTATCGAGTTTACGCCCAAATTAATGATGAAAATGAAAACGGTAAACCTAAGTTTAGGGCACTAGGAACTGTATCTAAGGAACAAGAAAACTCGCTGCAAGAGTTAGGAATTATCCCCAACCAAGAAATTACATCAACTAAGATATCCTTCCAACCAGAATTAAGTGAAGGGCAAATTAAGTTAATGTACCAAAAGGCTTACCAAATCGCCGAAGACTTCTATAATTCAATTCCTGAAGAACAAAAGCTAGCGATGGCTGCTGCTACTTGGGCAGTATCAACTACTCGTGAAGGTTCTAACTCTAAGAGCCAGCAAAACGAGATTGAACAAGAAGTTGAAAGACAAAAGAAAGTATCAAATTTTGTATTTGCTAGTTTCCCTCAAGAAATTATCAAGCAAGTAGATAAACTTCAATTTACTGAATTTACCCTGACAGGATACAACCGTACAAGTGAAATCATCAATCAGGAAAATCAAAATCAACCACAGGAAATTAGATTTAATATTAGCGAGTCTCAAGACAGTAGAGGTAATATTGTAATTAAAGATGTCATCGAAGTAAAAAATCCTGAAACAGGAAAGTATGAAACCTTCGCTAACATCAACGCCACTGATGGTAAACTTCCCATCGGTACAACCGCAACTGGTACTATTGAAAAAGGAGAAGTGTATACAGCCACAGCTAAAATAAACATACCTGGAGGCATAAATCTAGAATTTCAGGTCAAAGAATTACAAAAATTTCAATGTAAAGACCAAAAATTTAATGGTGAAGAAGTAAATTTAACTATCATTAAAGATAAACTTGAACGGGAAGATTATGTTATTACCATTAAAAATGGCAATAAAGAAGAGAAATTAGGTACTCTTTCTAAAGAATCAGTAAAAGCAGGAATAGAACAGGGATGGCTGGCAGAAAAGCCGGGTCAAAATGGTCAACAATTAAAGTTAGAAGTTACAAATATTGCTACAGGTGAAAATGCCTTCGCTATTGGAAAGACACCCAATGGCAATCTAGTAAGAATAGATATTAACGACAAGCTTAAAAATATAGAATTTCAAGGACAAGAGATATCAGCAACAGTTAAAGCTTACGATAAACAGGATGTATATACAGCCAAGATTGGTAATTTATCTCTTGGTATTATCGGTCAACATACGGAAAAAGCATTTGGAAATAAAAGTAGGTACAGCCAAAAGAAAAGTTCAGTACAACAACTAGTCGATGCAGGCATAATTAATGAAAGTAAAGTACAAACAACCATTCCTGTTATTATCACAAGCAATGAAACTACCTGTAAACTAACTATTGACCCTGAATCAGTACAATATCCTGAAATATGGGTGAAGCGCTACCAGTTAGTTGACCAACAAAAAGAGGTCAATCCAGTAGAGCAAAAAAATAATCAGTTATTTGATAAAATTACCGAACGTCCTACTATACTATTCCAAAGTAAGGAGGATAAATTAGTAGGATTAATTGGGTTAGCTGTCGATAGTAAAAAAGCTGAGGTGACAAAAGAATTTTTAGAAAGAGTAGGAATAACATACGACCAAGTTGCTAAGTCACAAAGCAGACTGGGAGCTAGAAAGGGCATGACAGTATTCATGCTCGATGAAAGTACAATTACTCCAAAAAGAAAAGAACAGTTTATAGAAAGGTTTGGCACTATCAAAAGTAATGATACTCCGCCACTACCTGCTCCCATTATTCCTGAACAAACTGTATATTTCAGCAACCCCAACCAACAGTACACCCTAGAAGATAACTCGCAAATCATTAAAGAAAGTATTGGATTAGTAGTACCAGCCCAAGATTCCACTACTGTCAACAGTTGGTTAGAATTTAAAGGCACAAATAATAACTACATTATTGATAAAAATAGCAATATAGCTATATTTCTAATCGAAAAAGAGACAGTTAGTAGTGAATTAGAAGAAGGTCTCAATAGTTTATTAGGAAAACCTATCAATATTGGTGAAATAGATGGATTTGACCAATATAAACAATTAAGTAATGAGCTTAATCAAAAAGTAGAAAAAGAAGGGAGCCTGCTAGAAATCAACTCTACACCACAGCTAAGCGAATACAAGCAGGCGCTTCAATCACTCCCGAATCGCCCCAAAGAAATTGGTAAAGAGGAAATACCTTTACCAATAGCACCAGCAAAGCCAGTTCAGGAAGAAGGTACTAACGATAAAGAGTTAAATATACTTCCAAAATCAGCATCACCAATTAATAAAACTGTAGTCGAAGTTAACCCACCTACAGAAAATATTGTTCAAGCAGTTGTCACAAGGGCGCGCTCCGCGATCGCCAATAGTAACAATAATGAAAGTAATGCCATAGAGAATGCTCAAACAATCCAGACGCAACCGCAACTAGTACAGTCAAACAACAAACCTATCACCCTACCGTCAGCCCAAGCGGCAGATAAGTCTAAAGCTATCGAGATTTTGGGTAAGGTTAGTTCCGAAAAACCGGTTTCATTCCGCGATAATAAGGAAATGCCCGCTGGAACATACGGACCAGAAACTTACACCGAATCTAAGCCAGCAGGACAACCTTTCCTGTCAGCCGAACAAGCTTTCTACGCCTACAAGGAAACAGTGCCTTTAAAAGAACCAAGGGTACAGCTGATGGCTGAAATTCTCCAAGCCCGGTTTGAGCAACACCCCAAATTAGCCGAAGCCATAGCCGGAAGGGGAGGAGCCGAATGGTTAAAACAGTGCAGCTATCTCGTATCAAGTGGAGAGAAAAATTTCTGGGAAGGAAAGGGATTAGAATCACCTTACATCCGCGCACTCATCCAGGGATATACTAAAGCACTAGAAAATTCCAATTCTCAACAAGCAGAAGCAATACAGCTTACCTCCAACCAAAAATCAGAACCAGAACCACAAGGGAAAAACACAGAGATAAGCTTCACTCCAAAATTGGACGGAAGGAATATCTCCGCGCCCACTTCTCCTAAAAATCAAATTGAAAGTTCGCGAACCCTAGATGCAGACATTCAACAGGCATTATCACAAAGATTTACAAATAGCCAAACAAAGTCGATAGAAAGAACTTTCGATAACATTAAACAAAGTACTATTCAAAACCTGCAAAATTGGTATGAAACAGCCCAAAAATTAGGTAGAAATAAAAATTATATAAACCGAATTCAAGAAGTAACCGAGCAGTATATGAATGACAGCAGTTGTAGTCTGGAAAATGCATTCCAAGCTATGTCGCGTGACATCAAGGAACTACAGCAAATTAATGAGATGACAAAGCTTGCCCAAAGAGTTGTTAAAACCTTTGGTAGTGAAGATATTAACGGTATAATGAGTGTGAAAACTGAAAACTATAAAAATTATCAAATAGCAACGAAAGCACAAGAAGAGATTTATTTAATTAAGGATAAAGATAGTAATATAGTGCTATATATTAAAGAGGGAAAAACCCTAGTTAATAATCTTAATGAAGAAGTTGTAAATGACTTTAAATTTATGAATTCTCGAATTGAAAGTAGTTTTCAAGGTTTCAAAAAAGAACTTATAGAAAGGTAAATAAAATGACAAATATAACAGAAGCAATGCATTATGCCAATATTCAGGAAAAAATGGCTCTCTTAGGCATAACTGATGAAAGTGTTGCTAAAAAAGCACAAGAAATTGGTCTAGTTACCGCAGAAGAACAAAAAAAAGCCGAAGAAGCACTTTGGCAAGAATCAATAATTGACCATGAAGAAAAAATGGCACAAGCACAAATTAGCATTAAAGGTGTAGAACCAATCGATTTTAAGAACTTTAGCTTTCACCAAAATCAAAGTCAAGCTATAACCGCCGATTCAGAAAATCAAAGTTTCAATTCGGATAAAAAAGATGATGACAAAAATAGTAAGAGCAAAGTTACAGTAGAAGATAGAGAAATAGTCATCGCCAAAAATTCCGATGTACAGCTAGTAATAATTCCTAAATTATTAGAAGTCTTAAGTCACGAAGGAAAGCAGGAAAATGGATTGGTAGTTTATCAGGGTGAAAAGTACACAGTTAGTATCAAAATCGAAGAAAGTTCAAATACCCTTTTCCTTGATAGAAATTCACATTTAGAAAATAGAGAAGCGCTAGTAGCTTCCAAAAATAATGATGAACCTAGTTATAGTATCGTAGTCAACAATATTACCCAAGAAGAATTTGAAAGGTTTAAGTTACTGTTTAATAAGGAACAAAACCGCCGCAACAACCAGCAAGTTCAACAACAGGCTAATACAAAATCTTCTGAGAACGAGCTTGGGTAATTAATCAAAGTATTCCTATCAAGATACCGAAAAAAAATCCACAAGTAATAAAAATATACTTATTCGGTATCTTGCTTTTAGGAAAAGTAATTCCAGCCATGCCAATACAATAAGCGAGTCGAAAGTAGTCAGCATCAGCAAACTGACCTACAAAAAGATTGCTAAGAAAAATTAATGATTGAAGAGTAAAACCGCAAAAAAAGAGCCACGATATATCGAATCGATTGGAGAAATTCACAATGCTATCGATAATATAATCCAACCATATCTTTTTTTTTTGGGCTTTTCCATTTTAAGAGGCGGCATTAGCCACAAGTAAGCGTTTATCCTGAGAATAACATTGAAAATTAGCCTTTAAATTAAAGATTATGACAAATGTTGAACCTTCGCCTACCTGAGAAAACACGTTAACACTAGCTTGGTAACAATCCGCAACATACTTAACTGTACGCAAGCCCAAGCCAGCACGAGGTATATGAGAACCAGTACCATCAAGAGTAAATATTCTGTTGCATCCACTTATTCCCAAATCAATATTCAACTGCTCCAACTGCATTGAAGTGATACCCACACCAGTATCTTGAACCGCCAAGTGGAGGAAACCACCTACTTGAGTATCAAGCTTGATGGTAACAGAGCCACTAGCAGGAGTATACTTAAAAGCGTTTACAATCAAGTTGCAAACCATCCGCCAAAGGTGGCTGTAATTCGCATATATGCACACATCAGCAACTTCAGGCTCAATTATAAGGGAGAAATTTATATTCTGCGCTAGAGCACTCTTAGAGAACTGAGCATGGATGGAATGCAGCAGGTTAGCAATATTGATATATTCAATGTTTCCTCCTGGCTGTTGACTCAACTCACTCTTCAAATCAGTAAGCACACCTAAAGTAGCTGTGATTGTAGAGCAGGAGGTATCTAACACGGAACGCAGCTGCTCAAGGCTATCACCATAGTTACCTACTCTAGTCAAGCCTAAAACAAAGTTAACCGCCCTTAAAGGGTGATAGACATCGTGAGCTATCATTTCCAAATACTGAGGAAGCCTCCGGAGATAATCACTTCGCCTGTGCAAGCATAAATTTACACGCTTCAGTAGCTCAGAGGAAGAAAAAGGATACACCAAAAAATCGTCAAAATCGGAAACCCATAAATGATCCGGTGACTGCACCACCTTAATAGCTGGTAAACCTTCCGAACGGATACTGGTTAGCTTTAAAGTAACATCCAGTATCAAGTCAATACCTTCAAGATTGTCAGGTATTGCAGACTTAGTAACCACCGAATAATTTGACTGCTGCAAGCTATCAACAACACTCGCAACAATCTGATTTCGCTTTCTACCAATTACTAGTATTTTATACAGCACCGCAGTTACATACAAACGCTACTGAAATTATCAAAGCACCACATTACCAGGACTTACCACAGAAATATTACTAAATAAGATAAGTGATTTCTTATATTGCACCTATCAGGATAACCACTAATGCATCACTGACATCCTCCCCATCCTACCTAACGGCTCTTGATGAGGAAACCAAAGAGTCACCCCTTTGGTTTCCTGTCTCTACGGGTGCTACCTAGACTCCTCTTACGATTGTCCCGAACGCATCCCCGACGCCGACAATTTCACTTTTATCGCAGGTTTAGCCCAACTCCTGCTTCAAAAGCTCCTAAATGCTGCATTATAAATCCCAATCAAGTGTGAAAGTTTCGTCACCATCTTCTGCTTGGTGTTGGGGCTCATCTAGAGTATGCGTTGAATCAGCCACTGTGGCTGACTCCGCTTGTATGGGGACTGTATGGGAATTGAGGACTACAGTTGGTATTGGTAATGCACCCTGCTTAAACGCAAAGTAGCAATCAACAATAAAGTAAAGCGTCTCTAGATAACTTTTACCTAATCGTTGGGATTCTCGGAATATACGCTCGCGGTAGCTATCTTTGATACGGACTTTTTCTGGAGTTTTGTCTTGCTGAGAAACCATATTAAATAGTTGGTTGACGGTTCACTGTTAACTGTTAACAGTCATTACAATTGCTTTAGCCATTTGCAATAGCCCATAAGAATTAGCCTCTACCGGGTTTTCTAGAATTTCAAACCCGTTTTGTATGAGCAGTTTTTTAAACCCAGGAAGCAAGCAACCACCACCAATAGCCCAGATTTCATCCCCTTGGTGTTTGGCATCAAGGGCGAGATTGACAGGCTTTTTCAGATAGCTTTCATACCAATCTTTCAGACAAGTGGTGTATATGTCTTTGATATCAATATCACGGCTGTATTTCGTATGTCCCATTTCCAGACAAAAGCGAATTTTCGATAAGTCCCCAAGCTTACCACCGTTGAGATGTTTCATCTTCTTAGCAATCTCACCG from Mastigocladopsis repens PCC 10914 carries:
- a CDS encoding baseplate J/gp47 family protein, whose amino-acid sequence is MNGIQFETTADLGIPTYTDYGTVAIISLTPGARGNVSQLTPVSFPSVRRLGAIALTEPTRNGQDAETEAEFQQRIYGLLRRRETLISEDDFEAAVVDFLGVGSTALAIGRLKPDKTTYQNGYVGVFGLNADGSALSTGQLSALSDELNRKAAMATITVWTIETFRVNVDVVVGIQSGVLPDAIALSIQQNVRDFLFPGKLPAGESVYPKALEARIQAIPGVVLGVIDVKLNGFAMPQPMPHLWTVGTLGTLKVTVNLNGGKGLSVSFDY
- a CDS encoding sensor histidine kinase, which translates into the protein MLYKILVIGRKRNQIVASVVDSLQQSNYSVVTKSAIPDNLEGIDLILDVTLKLTSIRSEGLPAIKVVQSPDHLWVSDFDDFLVYPFSSSELLKRVNLCLHRRSDYLRRLPQYLEMIAHDVYHPLRAVNFVLGLTRVGNYGDSLEQLRSVLDTSCSTITATLGVLTDLKSELSQQPGGNIEYINIANLLHSIHAQFSKSALAQNINFSLIIEPEVADVCIYANYSHLWRMVCNLIVNAFKYTPASGSVTIKLDTQVGGFLHLAVQDTGVGITSMQLEQLNIDLGISGCNRIFTLDGTGSHIPRAGLGLRTVKYVADCYQASVNVFSQVGEGSTFVIIFNLKANFQCYSQDKRLLVANAAS